From Lytechinus variegatus isolate NC3 chromosome 16, Lvar_3.0, whole genome shotgun sequence, the proteins below share one genomic window:
- the LOC121430170 gene encoding uncharacterized protein LOC121430170, translated as MVVDFRTRKSSNPLDRYILSFFHNTPLRAFALQPSKAKQRFGFKVSLKDRPTTRRGILSKVSSLYDPLGFLAPFILVAKVLLQGICQKGLAWDDPVDEKDLQTWQEWLDDLPRLTEIKIPRCLKPEVLGDQVLYHYQLHYFCDASELGYAAVAYLRIVDSAGRIHCSFVCGKSRLSPLKVTSIPRLELAAAVLAVDMDHMIQEELRLPIATTTFWTDSTSVLMYIQNESRRFHTFVANKVAKIREATELSQWRHVNTKLNPADDGSRGLKAQELITNPRWLSGPDFLKQEEENWPSSPAILGELKKDDLEVKKDRVHVNTVVTKDSVQELLTKSNDQKDRSNGRISW; from the coding sequence ATGGTTGTGGATTTCCGAACGAGGAAAAGTTCAAATCCTCTCGATCGGTACATCTTGAGCTTTTTTCACAATACTCCCTTGAGGGCCTTTGCCTTGCAGCCATCTAAAGCAAAGCAAAGGTTCGGCTTTAAGGTAAGTCTGAAGGACAGACCTACAACCAGGCGAGGGATACTGTCTAAGGTAAGTTCCTTATACGACCCCCTTGGGTTCCTAGCACCTTTCATCTTGGTAGCCAAGGTTCTTCTGCAAGGCATCTGCCAGAAAGGTCTAGCATGGGATGATCCAGTGGATGAGAAGGATCTCCAGACCTGGCAAGAATGGCTTGATGATCTTCCCAGACTGACAGAGATCAAGATACCAAGATGTCTCAAACCGGAAGTACTTGGAGATCAAGTACTTTACCACTATCAGCTCCACTATTTCTGCGATGCGTCAGAGCTTGGGTATGCAGCTGTGGCTTACCTACGCATAGTGGATTCTGCTGGTCGCATACACTGCTCATTTGTTTGTGGTAAGTCTAGACTCAGTCCCTTGAAGGTCACCTCAATACCAAGGCTTGAATTGGCAGCAGCCGTACTAGCTGTTGACATGGATCACATGATTCAAGAGGAATTAAGGTTACCGATTGCTACCACAACGTTCTGGACAGATTCAACTTCTGTTCTTATGTACATCCAAAATGAGAGCAGAAGGTTCCATACCTTCGTGGCAAATAAAGTTGCTAAGATTCGTGAGGCAACAGAACTAAGCCAGTGGCGACACGTGAACACTAAACTCAATCCAGCTGATGATGGATCAAGGGGTTTGAAGGCTCAGGAGCTTATCACGAATCCAAGATGGCTCTCAGGACCCGACTTCCTCAAACAAGAGGAAGAAAACTGGCCATCTTCTCCAGCTATCTTGGGAGAACTGAAGAAAGATGACCTGGAAGTAAAGAAAGACAGAGTTCATGTAAATACTGTCGTAACAAAGGACAGTGTGCAAGAACTGTTGACCAAATCAAATGATCAAAAAGATAGGTCAAATGGTCGGATTTCTTGGTAG